In one window of Calypte anna isolate BGI_N300 chromosome 1, bCalAnn1_v1.p, whole genome shotgun sequence DNA:
- the LOC103534013 gene encoding cell cycle control protein 50C isoform X3, giving the protein MKNKTSFPPQEGETHPSRCPDNSAFEQQKLPAWKPHLTLATVLSTFFLTGAFCLSVGVCLILSANSVREIQIDYSEKCSDCSKLRENTSNWNKECHCFVNFTLKEDILGDVFMYYGLKNFYQNHRRYVVSRSDAQLLGRNVNIQKSSCAPFTTYQNGTPMAPCGAIANSMFNETARPPYWQKPVYLLDEEDEKNNGYVNDDFIIWMRVSAFATFRNLYRRVSRVRQFADGLPAGNYTFHISYNFPVSKFKGRKHVILSTVVWSGGSNPFLGIAYVVSGTVAALTGFVITAIHLKLRKKKTYFQKE; this is encoded by the exons atgaagaacaagACAAGTTTTCCTCCACAAGAAGGGGAGACACATCCTTCCAGGTGTCCAGATAACAGTGCATTCGAACAACAGAAGCTACCAGCTTGGAAGCCCCATCTTACCCTTGCAACTGTGCTCTCCACCTTCTTCCTCACCGGCGCATTCTGCCTTTCTGTGGGAGTCTGTCTCATCCTATCTGCAAATAGTGTCAGAGAAATCCAG ATTGATTATTCAGAGAAGTGCTCAGATTGTTCAAAACTCCGTGAAAATACCTCTAATTGGAATAAGGAATGCCACTGTTTTGTTAATTTCACGCTAAAAGAAGATATATTG GGTGATGTTTTTATGTACTATGGCCTGAAAAACTTCTATCAAAATCACCGTCGGTATGTGGTATCAAGGAGTGATGCACAACTGTTGGGTCGAAATGTAAAT ATCCAGAAGAGCTCCTGTGCACCCTTCACTACATACCAAAATGGGACACCCATGGCTCCATGCGGTGCTATTGCCAACAGCATGTTCAATG AGACAGCAAGACCTCCTTACTGGCAGAAACCAGTGTATTTGTTAGACgaagaagatgaaaagaacaATGGTTATGTAAATGATGACTTCATTATCTGGATGAGAGTTTCAGCCTTTGCCACATTCAGAAATCTTTACCGTCGTGTCAGTAGGGTACGGCAGTTTGCAGATGGCCTTCCAGCAGGGAATTACACTTTTCATATTTCCTATA ATTTCCCTGTTAGCAAATTCAAGGGGAGGAAGCATGTGATTCTTTCAACCGTGGTTTGGAGTGGAGGAAGTAACCCATTTCTGGGAATTGCCTATGTGGTTTCTGGCACAGTAGCAGCCCTGACAGGTTTTGTCATAACTGCCATCCACTTAAagctcagaaaaaagaaaacatactttCAGAAGGAGTAA
- the LOC103534013 gene encoding cell cycle control protein 50C isoform X2, giving the protein MKNKTSFPPQEGETHPSRCPDNSAFEQQKLPAWKPHLTLATVLSTFFLTGAFCLSVGVCLILSANSVREIQGDVFMYYGLKNFYQNHRRYVVSRSDAQLLGRNVNIQKSSCAPFTTYQNGTPMAPCGAIANSMFNDTIDLFYNINSSVIQVPLLKTGNSWWTDKNVKFHNPKSYNVSSAFAETARPPYWQKPVYLLDEEDEKNNGYVNDDFIIWMRVSAFATFRNLYRRVSRVRQFADGLPAGNYTFHISYNFPVSKFKGRKHVILSTVVWSGGSNPFLGIAYVVSGTVAALTGFVITAIHLKLRKKKTYFQKE; this is encoded by the exons atgaagaacaagACAAGTTTTCCTCCACAAGAAGGGGAGACACATCCTTCCAGGTGTCCAGATAACAGTGCATTCGAACAACAGAAGCTACCAGCTTGGAAGCCCCATCTTACCCTTGCAACTGTGCTCTCCACCTTCTTCCTCACCGGCGCATTCTGCCTTTCTGTGGGAGTCTGTCTCATCCTATCTGCAAATAGTGTCAGAGAAATCCAG GGTGATGTTTTTATGTACTATGGCCTGAAAAACTTCTATCAAAATCACCGTCGGTATGTGGTATCAAGGAGTGATGCACAACTGTTGGGTCGAAATGTAAAT ATCCAGAAGAGCTCCTGTGCACCCTTCACTACATACCAAAATGGGACACCCATGGCTCCATGCGGTGCTATTGCCAACAGCATGTTCAATG ATACTATTGATCTTTTTTACAATATTAACTCATCTGTTATACAAGTACCACTACTGAAGACTGGAAACAGTTGGTGGACagataaaaatgtgaaatttcacAATCCAAAATCATACAATGTGTCTTCTGCATTTGCAG AGACAGCAAGACCTCCTTACTGGCAGAAACCAGTGTATTTGTTAGACgaagaagatgaaaagaacaATGGTTATGTAAATGATGACTTCATTATCTGGATGAGAGTTTCAGCCTTTGCCACATTCAGAAATCTTTACCGTCGTGTCAGTAGGGTACGGCAGTTTGCAGATGGCCTTCCAGCAGGGAATTACACTTTTCATATTTCCTATA ATTTCCCTGTTAGCAAATTCAAGGGGAGGAAGCATGTGATTCTTTCAACCGTGGTTTGGAGTGGAGGAAGTAACCCATTTCTGGGAATTGCCTATGTGGTTTCTGGCACAGTAGCAGCCCTGACAGGTTTTGTCATAACTGCCATCCACTTAAagctcagaaaaaagaaaacatactttCAGAAGGAGTAA
- the LOC103534013 gene encoding cell cycle control protein 50C isoform X1 codes for MKNKTSFPPQEGETHPSRCPDNSAFEQQKLPAWKPHLTLATVLSTFFLTGAFCLSVGVCLILSANSVREIQIDYSEKCSDCSKLRENTSNWNKECHCFVNFTLKEDILGDVFMYYGLKNFYQNHRRYVVSRSDAQLLGRNVNIQKSSCAPFTTYQNGTPMAPCGAIANSMFNDTIDLFYNINSSVIQVPLLKTGNSWWTDKNVKFHNPKSYNVSSAFAETARPPYWQKPVYLLDEEDEKNNGYVNDDFIIWMRVSAFATFRNLYRRVSRVRQFADGLPAGNYTFHISYNFPVSKFKGRKHVILSTVVWSGGSNPFLGIAYVVSGTVAALTGFVITAIHLKLRKKKTYFQKE; via the exons atgaagaacaagACAAGTTTTCCTCCACAAGAAGGGGAGACACATCCTTCCAGGTGTCCAGATAACAGTGCATTCGAACAACAGAAGCTACCAGCTTGGAAGCCCCATCTTACCCTTGCAACTGTGCTCTCCACCTTCTTCCTCACCGGCGCATTCTGCCTTTCTGTGGGAGTCTGTCTCATCCTATCTGCAAATAGTGTCAGAGAAATCCAG ATTGATTATTCAGAGAAGTGCTCAGATTGTTCAAAACTCCGTGAAAATACCTCTAATTGGAATAAGGAATGCCACTGTTTTGTTAATTTCACGCTAAAAGAAGATATATTG GGTGATGTTTTTATGTACTATGGCCTGAAAAACTTCTATCAAAATCACCGTCGGTATGTGGTATCAAGGAGTGATGCACAACTGTTGGGTCGAAATGTAAAT ATCCAGAAGAGCTCCTGTGCACCCTTCACTACATACCAAAATGGGACACCCATGGCTCCATGCGGTGCTATTGCCAACAGCATGTTCAATG ATACTATTGATCTTTTTTACAATATTAACTCATCTGTTATACAAGTACCACTACTGAAGACTGGAAACAGTTGGTGGACagataaaaatgtgaaatttcacAATCCAAAATCATACAATGTGTCTTCTGCATTTGCAG AGACAGCAAGACCTCCTTACTGGCAGAAACCAGTGTATTTGTTAGACgaagaagatgaaaagaacaATGGTTATGTAAATGATGACTTCATTATCTGGATGAGAGTTTCAGCCTTTGCCACATTCAGAAATCTTTACCGTCGTGTCAGTAGGGTACGGCAGTTTGCAGATGGCCTTCCAGCAGGGAATTACACTTTTCATATTTCCTATA ATTTCCCTGTTAGCAAATTCAAGGGGAGGAAGCATGTGATTCTTTCAACCGTGGTTTGGAGTGGAGGAAGTAACCCATTTCTGGGAATTGCCTATGTGGTTTCTGGCACAGTAGCAGCCCTGACAGGTTTTGTCATAACTGCCATCCACTTAAagctcagaaaaaagaaaacatactttCAGAAGGAGTAA